The following are encoded together in the Elaeis guineensis chloroplast, complete genome genome:
- the rpl23 gene encoding ribosomal protein L23, whose protein sequence is MDGIKYAVFTEKSIRLLGNNQYTSNVESGSTRTEIKHWVELFFGVKVIAMNSYRLPGKGRRMGPIMGHTMHYRRMIITLQPGYSIPPLIEKRT, encoded by the coding sequence ATGGATGGAATCAAATATGCAGTATTTACAGAAAAAAGTATTCGGTTATTGGGGAACAATCAATATACTTCTAATGTCGAATCAGGATCAACTAGGACAGAAATAAAGCATTGGGTCGAACTCTTCTTTGGTGTCAAGGTAATAGCTATGAATAGTTATCGACTCCCGGGAAAGGGTAGAAGAATGGGACCTATTATGGGACATACAATGCATTACAGACGTATGATCATTACGCTTCAACCGGGTTATTCTATTCCACCTCTTATAGAGAAAAGAACTTAA